The genomic segment ACACGAAGAGAGAATAAATGAACATCATTGAATTTTTTGACCAAAATTATCAACTTCAAAGTTGGCAACGAAGTTTTTCAAAACGAGAACGCACTTTACTGACAGGTCTTTCGGGAACTGCAAAGGCACTTGTCATGGCAAATGCTTTTGTAAATGTCCCTGACAAATATATTGTCATTACTGACAGTCAATTTCATGCTAACGAACTTTATGATGAATTGTCAACCTTGGTTGACGAGCGTCATGTTTTCCAGTTTTTCAGTGATGATAATGTTTATGCTGAGTTCGCCTTGGCATCAAAAGACCGTATTGCTTATAGACTAGAAGCGTTGAATTTCCTGCTGGATGAATCACAGACAGGTTTTTTAGTCGTTCCGTTTATGTCAATGCGCAGCTTACTTCCTAGTAGTGACAGCTTTCTTGAAAACTATCTTTTACTGACAAATGGTGATGAGTATGAATTGTCAGCATTGACAACGTTACTGACAAATGCTGGATATGAGCAAACTCAACGTGTGATGACACCAGGTGAATTTTCACGTCGAGGTGACATTTTTGATATTTATCCATTGGATGCAGAAAATCCTGTACGTTTAGAATTTTTTGGTGATGAAGTTGACACAATTCGCTCGTTTGATGTAGATAGTCAAAGGTCATTAGCAACACTTGAACAAATCGAAATCTATCCAGCAAGTGATTTTATTTTGAGTGATTTCGAGTTTGACAAAGGTGTTGAAAAATTGTCAGCACTGACAGAAACTCTAACAGACAATCAAGCAAAATCTTATATGGAAGAAATTATTGCAGCAGCATCAAATCACTATTACCATAAAGATTTACGCAAATTTGCTGAATATTTTTATGAAAAACCTGCTTCCCTGCTCAATTATTTTCCTAAAAATGTGCAAATTTTCATTGATGATTTTCAGAAATTAAATGAAGCCAATAATAAAGTTGAGCTAGAGGTAGCAGATTTTATCTTATCAGAAAAATCAATGGGAAGAGGTTTTGACGGACAAAATTATCTTCTTGATATCATGGCGAAAGTTCGTAATTATAAGCCATCAACTTTTTTCTCAAATTTCCAAAAAGGTCTCGGAAATTTGCGCTTTGACAGTCTTTACAACTTTAAACAACATACAATGCAACAATTTTTTGGTCAATTAGAATTGTTTTACACAGAAGTTGACAGGTTTATAAAGCAAGGTTTTACAGTAATTCTTGCAGTTTCATCAGAAAAATTACGTCAATCTCTTAGTGAATTGGACCTTGATTTACATGAAGTTGACAGTGAAGAAATACAGGTTGGTAAAATTAATCTTATTGATTTACAACTTTCCAATGGTTTTAATTTTCTTGATGAAAAATTAGTTGTCATTACAGAAGCAGAAATTTTTGGAAAGATTCGCAAGAAAAAAGCACGTCGACTCAATATTACTAATGCAGAACGTTTAAAAGATTATAATGAGCTTGAAGTCGGTGATTTTGTTGTTCATAAAAATCATGGGATAGGAAAATATCTAGGTTTACAAACGATTGAAGTCGGAGGAATGCACCGAGATTATCTTACAATCCAATATCAAAATGGTGATACTATCTCAGTCCCTGTTGACCATTTAGAACTTCTAAGCAAATATACTGCCGGTGAAGGAAAAACACCAAAAATCAATAAATTAAATGATGGTCGTTGGAAAAAAACAATGTCTTCAGTCACTAAACAAGTGGAGGACATTTCAGAAGACCTCATCAAACTTTATGCAACCAGACAAGCTCAAAAAGGTTATGCGTTCAGCATTGACGATGCTAATCAAGAAGAATTTGATAATGGTTTTGCTTATATAGAAACAGATGACCAACTTCGCTCCATTAATGAAATCAAAAAAGATATGGAACTTGAAAGGCCAATGGATCGTTTATTAGTTGGGGATGTTGGATTTGGAAAAACAGAAGTTGCAATGCGAGCTGCCTTCAAGGCAATCAATGATGGTAAACAAGTTGCTATTCTTGTTCCTACAACAGTTCTTGCAGAGCAACATTTTAATACCTTTAGTGAGCGTTTCATTAACTTTGGGGTAAATGTTGAAGTATTGAGCCGTTTTCAAACAAAAAATCAGCAGGCGGAGATTCTAGCAAAATTAAAAAAAGGTCGTGTTGATTTGATTATAGGTACACACCGTCTTCTTTCACAAGATATCGTTTTCTTTGACCTAGGTCTGATGATTATAGATGAAGAACAGCGGTTTGGTGTTAAACATAAAGAAAGATTGAAAGCACTGAAGACTCAAGTTGACGTTTTAACATTAACGGCAACACCAATTCCGAGGACATTGCATATGTCAATGCTTGGTATTCGTGATTTATCTGTTATTGAAACACCACCTACAAACCGTTATCCTGTGCAGACTTACGTGATGGAAACGAACTATGGTGTGGTGCGAGATGCTATTTTACGAGAAATTTCACGCGGTGGACAGGTTTACTATGTTTACAATCGGGTTGACACAATCGAACAAAAAGTTTCACAACTTGAGGAAATGATACCTGAAGCACGAATTGCCTATATTCACGGTCAAATGGGAGAGGTGCAGCTTGAAAATACGCTCCTTGCTTATATTGCAGGAGATTATGATGTTTTAGTAGCAACAACGATTATTGAGACTGGTGTTGACATCCCGAATGCGAATACGCTGTTCATCGAAAATGCAGACATGATGGGACTTTCGCAACTTTATCAACTTCGAGGGCGCGTGGGACGGTCAAATCGTGTTGCTTACGCTTATTTCATGTATCGACCTGAAAAGATTTTGTCAGAGGTATCTGAAAAACGTTTGGAGGCAATTAAAGGATTTACAGAGCTAGGTTCAGGCTTTAAAATTGCTATGCGTGACTTATCTATTCGTGGTGCAGGAAATCTTTTAGGAGCAGAACAGTCAGGGTTTATTGACTCTGTCGGATTTGACTTGTACTCGCAGTTATTAGAAGAAGCTGTTCACTCTAAGTTGGGAGCGAAAAAACAACGACGCAAAACAAATGTGGAACTTTCCCTAGCATTAGATGCTTTTATTCCAGGTTATTATATTTCAGATGAACGACAAAAAATAGAGATTTACAAGCGAATTCGGCAAATTGATGGGCGAAAAGTTTATGAAGAACTACAAGATGAGATGATTGACCGCTTTGGTGAATATCCTGATGAAGTTGCTTACTTGCTGGAAATTGGACTTCTAAAATATTTTGCAGAAAATGCTTTAATTGAAAAAATTGAGAAGACAAATTTTGAAGCGGTAGTTACAATGGATAAAACTGCCAATACGATGTACGATCCTCAAGAGTACTTTAAAGCATTAGCAGCAACGAAGATGAAAGCATCTGTTGGAGAAAAATATGGGAAAATGACTTTCCGTTTCAAAATTGAAAATAGAAATGTAGTTGTTTTGTTGAGCGAGATTATGAACTTTGTAGAAGCTCTATCTAATATCAGAGAGAGTCATGAAGAAAAGTAAACTGGCTTTAATAGCACAGCTATTTGTTGCGTAAAATTATGTAACTTCATCGTATAAAATCAGTGTGGTGAGTAGAAAATTATCGAAAAAGTCATCAAAAGTAATGATTTCTTAGAAAATTTAAGCTTTAAGCATTTTTCAAACAAAATGAAATATGTTATAATCAATCACATGAGATTAGATAAGTTTTTGAAAGTTTCACGTTTAATAAAACGTCGCCCAGTTGCTAAAGAAGTAGCTGATAAAGGTCGAATCAAAATTAACGGAAAACTTGCCAAATCATCTAGTGATGTCAAATTTAATGATATGATTGAGATTCGTTTTGGTAATAAAATTGTTGAGGTACGAGTTCTTGAAACAAAAGAATTCACACGTAAAGAAGATGCTGAAAAAATGTATGAATTGATAAGTGAAACTCGTGTTAAAGTAGATGAGAGTGAATAAGATTAAACTGGAGGTCTTCTATGTCCAAACAAGTAATTCAGTTAAATAATGAATTTACCAAGGGTAAAAATAAAGAAAAGTTTGCACCAGTGCCAAAACGCAAGCATTTGGGCTTTATTTTAGTGATTGCAATTTTGCTTTTTAGCCTTGCTAGCATGAGTTTGATTCGCTCTTATCAAAATTTGCAGACACAGGTAGGGTTAGAGCAAAAAGCTATAAAACAACATGAAGCATTGACCAAAGAAGTTGCGTCTAAAAGTGAAGAAATAAAAAAATTGCAAAATCCTAACTTTTTGCAAAAATTTGCACGTAGTCAAGGCTATTCACAAAGTGACGAAAAAATTTTTGAAACACAAAATCCTTTAATTGGTGCAAGTGGAGTGACGCCATGATTGGTCAGATTAAAAACATCACAAAATTTGGTCTTTTTGTGAGTTTTTTCATAACGGGCAAAGAAACAGACGAAAGTTTTATTCCTAAAGGAGTAGGTTTACTACGATGGTCGGAGCTTCCGAAAAGAGTTCCTAAACTAGAGGTTGGAGATCTAATAGGAGTGAGTATTCTTAAACGTTATGAAGATGAAAAAGTTGACTTGTCTTATGTTGAAAAAGATTTTAAAAGCACCTATGGCACTTTTTTAGAAGTAAGTGCTAGAAAAATAGAAGAGTTAAAGATTATGAATAAATCAGACTTGTCTCTTTAAAAATTTAAGAAAAATTTGGGGTAATTATGAGTACGAAAGACGGAAATCTCAATGATGGACGTAATGTTTACTATGCAGGAAAACTTGTTGAAGACATGGCTAATGAGCCAGTATTTGCAAGAACGTTAAAATTTGTTCAGCGCTATTATGAACTTCAAGAAGAAGACCCAGAAACTTATCTTTACACGGATGAAAAGGGTGAAAAAAAGTCAATTCTATTTATGCCCACGATGACTGTGGAAGATTTAGCTCATAAACGCAGAATATATGAGCAAATTGCTCGTGAATCTTATGGTTTTTTGGGACGTACACCTGATTTTATTGATACAGGAATTGCTATTTTAGATTATTATGCAGATGTTCTAGGAAAAGATAGTCGATGCGACTATGCGAAAAATGCGCGTGATTGGGCTGCTCGTGTTAAAAAACATGACTTATTTATTTCACACGCTATTCAAAATCCGCAGGTTGACCGTCAAAAAGGGTTGACAGAATTACTCAATGAGGGTCAAGAATTTGCTGCAGTATGGATCAAAGAAGAACGCCCAGATGGTGTGATTGTTCGAGGAGCTAAACAAGTTAATACTCTGGCCCCTTTAGCTGACGAACTATTAGTATTTAATTTACCTGGTTTACACAAAGTTGACAGCAAATTTGCTTTGGCATTTTCACTACCTCTTGCAACTAAAGGCGTGAAAATGGTATGTCGTAAACCAACAATGAAGGAAGGATTCTCACTTAAAGATTACCCTCTATCTGGAAGTTTTGATGAAATGGATGCTTTCATTATACTGGATGATGTCTTTGTACCTAACGAAAATCTGTTTGTATGTGGCTCAGTTGAAAAATCAAATGCATTTTTTCCAGCATCTGGATTCTTTGTTCATACAGCTCATCAAGATGAAGTTCGTGGTTTTGTTAAGCTAGAGTTTGTGACTGGACTTGCTGTTCGTTTAGCAGAAAAACTTGGTTTAACAGGTTTTCTTCGTGTGCAAGAAATGCTTGGTTCACTTACTGTAAATTTAGAAATGATTAAATCAAGCATTATTGCTAGTGAAATAACTGCTCATATGGAAAATGGAGTATTGACTCCAAATATGCAAGTTCTTCTTGCTGTCCGTGCAAGTTTGACAAATTATTATGATGAGGCTCTAAGGGTAATTGCAGAATTTGCAAGTGGTTCAATTGTTGGTGTACCTGACTTTCGTGAGTTTGAAAATACAGATATTTCAGAAATTCTGAAAACAAGTATGACTAGCGCTTTATTGAGCGCAGAAGAACGCTCATTGTTGTTAAATTTAGCGTGGGATGTTACAGGTGAGTCATTTGGACAACGCCAACGTACTTATGAATTTTTACATGGTGGAAATCCAATGTGGATTAAAAATATGCATTGGTTGACAGAGGATTTAGAAGCTGCCAATCAGATGTTGGATAAGGTTTTAGAAAATGCAAGAATTGAGAAATAAACTCAATATTGGTATAGTCCTGGTGATGATTTTAATGCTCATCCCAGGCTTTTTTGCTTTCTCCAAGTTCAAAAACAATATTGATAGTAAGTATGCCAAACCTAAGAATCACGTGATAGCTGACAAAAAAATAATAAGTGAAACTTGGGAAGGAATCCCGCAACGTCCAGTTGCCTACCATGACTTAGTGGTTTACAACGATGATAAATTGAGTCAACCTAATGGAAAAATTCTTGCTCAAACTCAATTGAAAATTACAGAAGTGGTTGGAAAAGCATTTAAACTTAATGATGGAAAATATATTTCTGCTGACAAAAAATTAGTTATTTCGGATATTACACTTTCTAGAAAAGATGAATCTAAGATAATCTATACAACAAAAACTGTCAATGTATTTTACAGCCCAGTGACAACTTATGATAAACAAATTTTGTCAGTACTGACAGGAAGTCATAAATTTGTAGCTGACAAAATTGCTCAAACTTACTGGGGAACTTATTATGAAATTTCTCTAGCTGATGGTAGAAAAGGTTGGGTTTCTTCAAAAGACGTCTCTTTAGAAAATCCAAAACTTCTACAAGTTCAAAAACTACTTGACCAAAAATATAATAATAAAAAATATTCGATTTATGTTAAACAATTAAATGATGATTTTACAGTTGGTGTAAACCAAAATGAAAAAATGTATTCTGCAAGTTTATCAAAAATTCCAATTCTATATTGGACACAAAAGCAGATTAATGATGGTTATGCATCACTGAACGATAAGCTTTTATATACTACATCAGTCAATACATTTTATGGAAGTTATAAACCAGCAGGAACAGGAAATCTTCCTAAAACTGCTGACAACAAAGTTTACACTTTACAAGATATTATTAACCGT from the Lactococcus allomyrinae genome contains:
- the mfd gene encoding transcription-repair coupling factor, translated to MNIIEFFDQNYQLQSWQRSFSKRERTLLTGLSGTAKALVMANAFVNVPDKYIVITDSQFHANELYDELSTLVDERHVFQFFSDDNVYAEFALASKDRIAYRLEALNFLLDESQTGFLVVPFMSMRSLLPSSDSFLENYLLLTNGDEYELSALTTLLTNAGYEQTQRVMTPGEFSRRGDIFDIYPLDAENPVRLEFFGDEVDTIRSFDVDSQRSLATLEQIEIYPASDFILSDFEFDKGVEKLSALTETLTDNQAKSYMEEIIAAASNHYYHKDLRKFAEYFYEKPASLLNYFPKNVQIFIDDFQKLNEANNKVELEVADFILSEKSMGRGFDGQNYLLDIMAKVRNYKPSTFFSNFQKGLGNLRFDSLYNFKQHTMQQFFGQLELFYTEVDRFIKQGFTVILAVSSEKLRQSLSELDLDLHEVDSEEIQVGKINLIDLQLSNGFNFLDEKLVVITEAEIFGKIRKKKARRLNITNAERLKDYNELEVGDFVVHKNHGIGKYLGLQTIEVGGMHRDYLTIQYQNGDTISVPVDHLELLSKYTAGEGKTPKINKLNDGRWKKTMSSVTKQVEDISEDLIKLYATRQAQKGYAFSIDDANQEEFDNGFAYIETDDQLRSINEIKKDMELERPMDRLLVGDVGFGKTEVAMRAAFKAINDGKQVAILVPTTVLAEQHFNTFSERFINFGVNVEVLSRFQTKNQQAEILAKLKKGRVDLIIGTHRLLSQDIVFFDLGLMIIDEEQRFGVKHKERLKALKTQVDVLTLTATPIPRTLHMSMLGIRDLSVIETPPTNRYPVQTYVMETNYGVVRDAILREISRGGQVYYVYNRVDTIEQKVSQLEEMIPEARIAYIHGQMGEVQLENTLLAYIAGDYDVLVATTIIETGVDIPNANTLFIENADMMGLSQLYQLRGRVGRSNRVAYAYFMYRPEKILSEVSEKRLEAIKGFTELGSGFKIAMRDLSIRGAGNLLGAEQSGFIDSVGFDLYSQLLEEAVHSKLGAKKQRRKTNVELSLALDAFIPGYYISDERQKIEIYKRIRQIDGRKVYEELQDEMIDRFGEYPDEVAYLLEIGLLKYFAENALIEKIEKTNFEAVVTMDKTANTMYDPQEYFKALAATKMKASVGEKYGKMTFRFKIENRNVVVLLSEIMNFVEALSNIRESHEEK
- a CDS encoding RNA-binding S4 domain-containing protein, producing the protein MRLDKFLKVSRLIKRRPVAKEVADKGRIKINGKLAKSSSDVKFNDMIEIRFGNKIVEVRVLETKEFTRKEDAEKMYELISETRVKVDESE
- a CDS encoding septum formation initiator family protein, which produces MSKQVIQLNNEFTKGKNKEKFAPVPKRKHLGFILVIAILLFSLASMSLIRSYQNLQTQVGLEQKAIKQHEALTKEVASKSEEIKKLQNPNFLQKFARSQGYSQSDEKIFETQNPLIGASGVTP
- a CDS encoding RNA-binding protein, coding for MIGQIKNITKFGLFVSFFITGKETDESFIPKGVGLLRWSELPKRVPKLEVGDLIGVSILKRYEDEKVDLSYVEKDFKSTYGTFLEVSARKIEELKIMNKSDLSL
- a CDS encoding 4-hydroxyphenylacetate 3-hydroxylase N-terminal domain-containing protein; protein product: MSTKDGNLNDGRNVYYAGKLVEDMANEPVFARTLKFVQRYYELQEEDPETYLYTDEKGEKKSILFMPTMTVEDLAHKRRIYEQIARESYGFLGRTPDFIDTGIAILDYYADVLGKDSRCDYAKNARDWAARVKKHDLFISHAIQNPQVDRQKGLTELLNEGQEFAAVWIKEERPDGVIVRGAKQVNTLAPLADELLVFNLPGLHKVDSKFALAFSLPLATKGVKMVCRKPTMKEGFSLKDYPLSGSFDEMDAFIILDDVFVPNENLFVCGSVEKSNAFFPASGFFVHTAHQDEVRGFVKLEFVTGLAVRLAEKLGLTGFLRVQEMLGSLTVNLEMIKSSIIASEITAHMENGVLTPNMQVLLAVRASLTNYYDEALRVIAEFASGSIVGVPDFREFENTDISEILKTSMTSALLSAEERSLLLNLAWDVTGESFGQRQRTYEFLHGGNPMWIKNMHWLTEDLEAANQMLDKVLENARIEK
- a CDS encoding serine hydrolase, which produces MQELRNKLNIGIVLVMILMLIPGFFAFSKFKNNIDSKYAKPKNHVIADKKIISETWEGIPQRPVAYHDLVVYNDDKLSQPNGKILAQTQLKITEVVGKAFKLNDGKYISADKKLVISDITLSRKDESKIIYTTKTVNVFYSPVTTYDKQILSVLTGSHKFVADKIAQTYWGTYYEISLADGRKGWVSSKDVSLENPKLLQVQKLLDQKYNNKKYSIYVKQLNDDFTVGVNQNEKMYSASLSKIPILYWTQKQINDGYASLNDKLLYTTSVNTFYGSYKPAGTGNLPKTADNKVYTLQDIINRTAKLSDNVGSNMLAYYETKEFSPNYQKEINQIAGSPWNPETREASAQMVGRMLEALYNEGGAAFNALFDTSFDNIKIEAGVPKNIPVAHKIGDADNDNHDAAIIFTSTPYLLVIETDGATNQQIQQISHEIYEVMK